A portion of the Clostridium gelidum genome contains these proteins:
- a CDS encoding HD-GYP domain-containing protein, producing the protein MEENSKRMTITNPVDNSHKLKINDLKIGMILAETIEVSENNTLYKNETITSNILEILKSEATLVDICVYKTKKYYNADFETLEDDSLENEVSNKYNKEKFNVFETVSILEENFNSLSLDLAQTFFKLDKLKLSTIDEIRKLTKQLQENMTDINALINDIVLHGSGADSIYRHGVNVALLSNLLGRWIGLSENKINLLTYSALLHDIGKIKIDSNILNSKFSLSEGDYITVKSHALLGYNIIKEINFLDTSVAQGILLHHERLDGSGYPFGLKNDAISQFGKIIAIADVFDDINSNRPYRKKSLPFESLQIIRKESFGKLDYKYADIFLNHIFNYYLGKDVVLNNNKIAQIIQMDINALDRPLILLDDTFIKLSQNKDLDIIKFVL; encoded by the coding sequence ATGGAAGAGAATTCAAAAAGAATGACTATTACTAATCCTGTTGATAATTCACATAAACTAAAAATAAATGACTTAAAAATAGGTATGATCTTAGCTGAAACTATTGAAGTCTCTGAAAATAACACATTATATAAAAATGAAACTATAACAAGTAATATATTAGAGATTTTAAAAAGCGAAGCGACTTTAGTTGATATTTGTGTTTATAAAACTAAAAAATATTATAATGCAGATTTTGAAACTCTTGAAGATGACTCTTTAGAAAATGAAGTTTCAAATAAATACAATAAGGAGAAATTTAATGTTTTTGAAACTGTATCTATTTTAGAAGAAAATTTTAATTCATTATCTTTAGATTTAGCTCAAACCTTTTTCAAATTAGATAAACTCAAATTATCTACAATTGACGAAATCAGAAAACTAACTAAACAACTTCAAGAAAATATGACTGATATTAACGCACTTATTAATGATATCGTATTACACGGAAGTGGAGCTGATTCTATATACCGTCACGGTGTCAATGTAGCATTACTCAGTAATCTTCTAGGAAGATGGATTGGACTTTCAGAAAATAAGATTAATCTTCTTACATACTCTGCGCTTTTACATGATATTGGAAAAATTAAGATAGATTCAAATATCTTAAATTCAAAATTTTCATTAAGTGAAGGAGATTATATTACTGTAAAATCACATGCACTATTAGGTTATAATATCATTAAAGAAATTAACTTTTTAGATACCTCAGTTGCTCAAGGTATATTACTGCATCACGAGCGATTAGATGGTAGTGGTTATCCTTTTGGATTAAAAAATGATGCTATATCTCAATTTGGTAAAATAATTGCCATAGCAGATGTTTTTGATGATATAAATTCCAATAGACCTTATAGGAAAAAAAGTTTACCTTTTGAATCACTTCAAATAATAAGAAAAGAAAGTTTTGGTAAATTAGATTACAAATATGCTGATATATTTTTAAATCATATATTTAATTATTATTTAGGAAAAGATGTAGTTTTAAATAATAACAAAATAGCACAAATAATTCAAATGGATATTAACGCTTTAGATAGACCTCTAATATTATTAGATGATACTTTTATTAAGTTATCACAAAATAAAGATTTAGACATTATAAAATTTGTTTTATAA
- the mscL gene encoding large conductance mechanosensitive channel protein MscL: MLKEFKEFAMKGNIVDLAVGVVIGGAFGKIVTSLVNDIVMPIVGMLMGKVDFSNQFIALGNGSFTTIKEAKEAGVATLNYGLFINNIIDFLIVAFSIFIVIKQINRFSKKKEEKPVENKKKCPHCYSEIHIDATRCPNCTSELN, encoded by the coding sequence ATGTTAAAAGAATTTAAGGAATTTGCAATGAAGGGAAATATAGTTGATTTAGCAGTAGGTGTTGTTATTGGAGGTGCTTTTGGTAAAATAGTTACATCTTTAGTTAATGATATTGTAATGCCTATAGTAGGTATGCTAATGGGTAAAGTTGATTTTTCAAATCAATTTATTGCACTTGGAAATGGAAGTTTTACAACTATAAAAGAAGCTAAAGAAGCTGGTGTTGCTACATTAAACTATGGTTTATTTATAAATAACATAATAGATTTTTTAATAGTAGCTTTTTCAATTTTTATAGTTATAAAACAAATTAATAGATTTTCAAAAAAGAAAGAAGAAAAACCAGTTGAAAATAAGAAAAAATGTCCACATTGCTACAGTGAAATTCATATTGATGCAACAAGATGTCCAAATTGTACATCAGAATTAAATTAA
- a CDS encoding AI-2E family transporter: protein MPNMMQVLKSKVFKRFITLLIVFIFLYAMKSMLNLMLLTFVFTYLINNVSKFLIKKLEDRIRINYKVMILTVSLVVTAMLFIIIIDFLPLVINEFSQVVRQVSEIYSSPQENQIVNLIKEKLDQIYGSIFSSEGISYMITYISNIGKVGINIIIALILSIFFLLEKDKIIEFTSKFRQSKISGICSELEFFWEKFISSFGKVIEVQILIATINGVLSTIGLWIIGFPHLLGFGMMVMLLGLIPVAGVIISLVPLSIVAFNNGGLVQVVYVLIMIAILHAIEAYILNPKLMSAKTKLPIFYTLSILIVSEHVAGVLGLIVGIPIFMFILDIIEVPYNNKKIKE from the coding sequence ATGCCAAATATGATGCAAGTTTTAAAAAGTAAAGTTTTTAAAAGATTTATAACATTATTAATAGTATTTATATTTTTATATGCAATGAAGAGTATGCTTAATTTAATGCTTTTGACTTTCGTATTTACATATTTAATTAATAATGTTTCTAAGTTTTTAATAAAGAAATTGGAAGATAGAATAAGGATAAACTATAAAGTGATGATATTAACAGTTTCTTTAGTTGTAACAGCTATGTTATTTATAATAATAATAGATTTCTTGCCATTAGTTATTAATGAATTTAGCCAGGTTGTTAGACAAGTAAGTGAGATATATAGTTCACCGCAAGAAAATCAAATTGTTAATTTGATAAAAGAGAAATTAGACCAAATTTATGGAAGTATCTTTTCCTCAGAAGGCATAAGCTATATGATAACCTATATTTCTAATATAGGTAAAGTTGGAATAAACATTATAATTGCTTTGATTTTAAGTATTTTTTTCCTTTTGGAAAAAGACAAGATAATTGAATTCACATCTAAATTTAGACAAAGTAAAATTTCTGGAATTTGTAGTGAACTTGAATTCTTTTGGGAAAAGTTTATTTCTTCATTTGGTAAAGTTATAGAGGTTCAAATTCTTATAGCCACAATCAATGGAGTACTTTCTACTATTGGATTATGGATAATTGGGTTTCCGCATTTATTAGGATTTGGAATGATGGTAATGCTGCTTGGTCTTATTCCTGTAGCTGGAGTAATAATATCATTAGTACCATTAAGTATAGTTGCTTTTAATAATGGAGGATTAGTTCAGGTTGTATATGTGCTTATTATGATTGCAATACTTCATGCAATTGAAGCGTATATATTAAATCCAAAATTAATGTCTGCAAAAACTAAGCTTCCTATATTTTATACACTAAGTATACTTATAGTATCAGAACATGTTGCTGGAGTTTTAGGATTGATTGTCGGAATTCCTATTTTTATGTTTATATTAGATATAATTGAAGTTCCTTATAATAACAAAAAGATAAAAGAATGA
- a CDS encoding methyl-accepting chemotaxis protein, which yields MRKKKLSTKIILAIATISILLASSIGTISIYKSSNIISSESKDKLAYIVKNNANIENIKLKSTEDSVNGLADIVESKVDVTKIYDPNYLKDLDESLKPVVKKFIGSNKQSLDEYITFDPTILGKVYGSMFVLDNGQYVDGGSLPIEQFKEDDPTMAWYYAPIKAKNGVWSDPYNDQNLKMNLVTYSKPVIVDGKLIAVVGTDIEFESFKKNILDSKLYNSGYEFLLNSDFNFLVHPKYTSTDNLKNIDNGKYSELANDISSTNEGIYEINFEGKDMIVSYSKLINDTILVNVVPTSEIMEPLYRTIKVICVVIAVGVIISMLVAWYIGIKISIPITKIAKLVEKTSKLDLIYDESFEHLGKLNNEIGDMARATFDMRRELREIVSKLEKSSLSVLDISKGVTQGTEDVSTNIEELSKTVLEIAEGASYQASQAVEGSSKLSELSNEIDTIVNSSELIKKYVKVVDDVNNEGNQSLKVLQEKFNINIELSKKVTQNADSLAEKSSSIITIVETIKSIAAQTNLLALNAAIEAARAGETGKGFAVVADEVKKLAEETSTATEEISLIISKIKDEIYTTKNNVDLVENIVNEANIKLSETEKIFDIISVAVKKNIDETNLLTSNIKSMSENKNKVVEVIQGISAITEESAAGTEEMSASVDMQTGIILNIVESAKKSEQVVEELRDVIAKFKS from the coding sequence ATGAGGAAAAAGAAACTAAGCACAAAAATCATACTTGCTATAGCAACAATTAGTATTTTATTAGCATCATCAATAGGGACCATTAGTATTTATAAAAGTAGCAATATAATTTCATCGGAATCAAAAGATAAACTTGCTTATATTGTAAAAAATAATGCAAACATTGAAAACATTAAATTAAAATCTACTGAAGACTCAGTCAATGGTCTTGCAGATATAGTTGAATCTAAAGTTGATGTGACTAAAATTTATGATCCAAATTACTTAAAGGATTTAGACGAATCACTAAAACCAGTGGTAAAAAAATTTATTGGTAGTAATAAACAATCTTTAGATGAATATATAACTTTTGATCCTACTATTTTAGGAAAAGTATATGGATCTATGTTTGTTTTAGATAATGGTCAATATGTAGATGGGGGATCTCTTCCAATAGAACAATTTAAAGAGGATGATCCTACTATGGCTTGGTATTATGCGCCTATTAAAGCTAAAAATGGAGTATGGTCTGATCCGTATAATGATCAAAATTTAAAAATGAATCTAGTCACATATTCAAAGCCTGTTATTGTCGATGGAAAATTGATAGCAGTAGTTGGAACTGATATAGAATTTGAATCATTTAAAAAAAATATTTTGGATTCTAAATTATATAATTCAGGGTATGAATTTTTGTTAAATTCAGATTTTAATTTTTTAGTGCATCCTAAATATACTTCTACTGATAATTTGAAAAATATAGATAATGGTAAATATAGTGAACTTGCAAATGATATATCTTCAACTAATGAAGGTATATATGAAATTAATTTTGAAGGTAAAGATATGATTGTTAGTTATTCAAAACTTATTAATGATACTATTTTAGTTAATGTGGTTCCCACATCAGAAATTATGGAGCCGTTGTATAGAACAATAAAAGTCATTTGTGTTGTAATAGCTGTTGGTGTAATTATTAGTATGCTAGTCGCTTGGTATATAGGAATAAAAATATCAATACCAATAACAAAAATTGCAAAGTTAGTGGAAAAAACTTCTAAATTGGATTTGATTTATGATGAATCATTTGAGCACTTAGGCAAATTAAACAATGAAATTGGTGATATGGCTAGAGCGACGTTTGATATGAGACGAGAACTGAGAGAAATAGTTTCTAAATTGGAAAAATCCTCATTGAGTGTTTTGGATATTTCAAAAGGAGTAACTCAAGGAACAGAAGATGTATCTACTAATATTGAGGAATTATCAAAAACTGTTTTAGAAATAGCAGAAGGGGCATCTTATCAAGCTTCACAAGCTGTGGAAGGCTCTTCAAAACTTTCGGAATTGTCTAATGAAATTGACACGATTGTAAATAGTTCAGAACTTATCAAGAAATATGTTAAGGTTGTAGACGATGTTAATAATGAAGGTAACCAATCATTAAAAGTGTTGCAGGAAAAATTCAACATTAATATAGAATTGTCTAAAAAAGTTACACAAAATGCGGATTCATTAGCTGAAAAATCAAGTTCTATAATAACAATAGTAGAAACAATTAAAAGTATTGCAGCGCAAACTAATTTACTTGCTCTTAATGCAGCCATTGAAGCAGCTAGGGCAGGAGAAACAGGCAAGGGATTCGCGGTTGTAGCAGATGAAGTAAAAAAATTAGCTGAAGAAACCTCTACTGCAACAGAAGAAATTTCTTTAATAATTAGTAAAATTAAAGATGAAATATACACAACAAAGAATAATGTGGATTTGGTTGAAAACATTGTTAATGAAGCAAACATAAAATTATCAGAAACCGAAAAAATATTTGATATAATTTCAGTTGCTGTAAAGAAAAACATAGATGAAACAAATCTACTAACTAGTAATATTAAAAGTATGAGTGAAAATAAAAATAAAGTAGTAGAAGTTATTCAAGGGATTTCAGCAATAACTGAGGAGTCAGCAGCTGGAACAGAAGAAATGTCAGCATCAGTGGATATGCAAACAGGAATAATATTAAATATTGTTGAATCAGCAAAAAAATCTGAACAAGTTGTAGAAGAATTAAGGGATGTAATCGCAAAATTTAAATCATGA
- a CDS encoding type II toxin -antitoxin system TacA 1-like antitoxin — protein MKDATIMLRVTTDEKLVIKRMARKQGMTITEFMLFNIMKSISKAELSELEGGIDLDLDLETVKK, from the coding sequence ATGAAAGATGCAACGATAATGCTTAGAGTTACAACAGATGAAAAGTTAGTTATAAAAAGAATGGCACGAAAACAAGGAATGACCATTACCGAATTTATGTTGTTTAATATTATGAAATCAATCAGTAAAGCTGAATTATCTGAATTAGAGGGAGGGATTGATTTAGACTTAGACTTAGAAACGGTAAAGAAATAG
- a CDS encoding LrgB family protein, translating into MNDIITSPVFGVLISIIAYEIGALIKQKLKLSIFNPLLIAIIILIIFLFKFNIKYDDYNNGGQVISFFLAPATVALALPLYKKFSLFKENALPILAGILGGDVLGIISVIALSKLFNLSGELTKSLIPKSITTPIGMALAKQLGGLPSIAVVAIIITGILGSIIGPFLYKILKINDKVAMGIAMGCASHAVGTAKAMEIGEIEGAMSSLTIAISGIITVLIAPILWNLFSAFFN; encoded by the coding sequence ATGAATGATATAATAACCTCCCCTGTTTTTGGCGTGTTAATATCTATAATTGCTTATGAGATAGGTGCTTTAATTAAGCAAAAACTCAAGCTTTCAATTTTTAATCCATTACTTATTGCAATAATAATTTTAATTATATTTTTATTTAAGTTTAATATTAAATATGATGATTACAACAATGGTGGACAAGTGATTTCTTTCTTTTTAGCGCCTGCAACTGTAGCCTTGGCATTACCTTTATATAAAAAGTTTTCTCTATTTAAGGAAAATGCGCTGCCTATTCTAGCAGGTATCTTAGGTGGTGATGTATTAGGAATAATATCTGTAATTGCACTTTCAAAGTTATTTAATCTTTCAGGTGAACTTACAAAGTCATTAATACCTAAATCTATAACAACACCTATAGGAATGGCATTAGCTAAGCAACTAGGCGGTCTTCCTTCTATAGCTGTAGTTGCTATTATAATTACTGGAATATTAGGTTCTATTATTGGACCATTCTTGTATAAAATATTAAAGATAAATGATAAAGTAGCTATGGGAATTGCTATGGGTTGTGCATCACATGCTGTTGGAACAGCTAAAGCTATGGAAATAGGCGAAATTGAAGGTGCTATGAGCAGTTTAACTATTGCAATTTCAGGAATTATAACAGTACTTATAGCACCTATACTGTGGAATTTATTTTCGGCATTCTTTAATTAA
- a CDS encoding ParM/StbA family protein: MRISADIGYNTTNFIGHNIEGSFLSTVKEKTHELETAEYTVEYNNNTYLIGNHDGFTSIEHTRDKDMIFHLCLYTAIAGNMRSTIDNDVRVVTGLPAQFFAEQKSALIKSLENRRVFMKLNGETKTFTITKVIVFPQSAGLFLYDKSLVEKDTLVVDIGGGTLDIAYMSNGQFKDGRTYPLGVNYTYDILLQELSKYGVNYSNRMKAEQIIADKTIFVEGREVDVKEDIDNVLSLRAKEIVNAIKQAFPEQAKYSRFIFIGGGALLLKNYLSEYRVLDDAQMINVKIYDIIGKSKNV; this comes from the coding sequence ATGAGAATTAGTGCAGATATAGGTTATAATACAACAAATTTCATCGGACATAACATAGAAGGTTCTTTTTTGTCTACAGTAAAAGAAAAGACACATGAGTTGGAGACAGCTGAATATACAGTAGAGTATAATAACAACACATACTTAATTGGTAATCATGATGGGTTTACCAGTATTGAACACACAAGAGATAAGGATATGATTTTTCATCTTTGCTTATATACAGCTATAGCAGGTAACATGAGATCTACAATAGACAACGATGTTAGAGTTGTAACTGGACTTCCTGCTCAGTTTTTTGCGGAACAAAAGAGTGCTTTAATAAAATCTCTTGAAAATAGACGAGTATTCATGAAACTTAATGGAGAAACCAAGACTTTTACAATTACTAAAGTAATTGTATTCCCACAATCAGCAGGGTTGTTTCTATATGACAAATCGTTGGTGGAAAAAGATACCTTAGTAGTAGATATAGGAGGGGGTACATTAGATATAGCATACATGAGTAATGGGCAATTTAAAGATGGAAGGACATATCCATTGGGAGTAAATTACACTTACGATATTCTTCTTCAAGAATTATCTAAGTATGGAGTGAACTACTCTAATCGTATGAAGGCAGAGCAGATAATTGCAGATAAAACTATATTCGTAGAAGGCAGAGAAGTGGATGTAAAAGAAGACATAGATAATGTCTTAAGTCTTAGAGCAAAAGAGATAGTAAATGCTATAAAACAGGCGTTTCCAGAGCAGGCAAAATACTCTAGATTCATTTTTATAGGTGGAGGAGCTCTATTGCTTAAAAATTACCTAAGTGAATATAGGGTGCTAGATGATGCTCAAATGATTAATGTTAAAATATATGACATAATAGGTAAGAGCAAGAATGTGTAA
- a CDS encoding pyruvate carboxylase: MGKKFKRVLVANRGEIAIRIFRACHELGIRTVAIYTEEDKLSLFRTKANESYLIGKNKGPVEAYLNIDEIISLALKKHVDAIHPGYGFLSENSEFARRCEEAGIEFIGPKAEMMEQLGDKIQSKIVAQNVGVPVIPGVERAISSEEEAAEIAKMCGYPVMIKAAAGGGGRGMRIVRREEELIESFRSAKNESKKAFGIDDMFIEKYIEGPKHIEIQVLGDKYGNIVHLYERDCSIQRRHQKVIEIAPALSLTEEKRKEICVDALKIANSVGYRSAGTLEFLVDLQGNHYFIEMNPRVQVEHTVTEMITGIDIVQSQILIAEGFKLGSNEVGIYSQDDIKPRGYAIQCRVTTEDPSNNFSPDTGKIDVYRSGSGFGIRLDGGNGYSGAIISPYYDSLLVKSTAFSRTFEDTVRKSIRAIKELTITGVKTNVDFLINVLNNEQFKKGECDTNFISDNPQLFDIKPRADHEYKILSFIGNKIVNETKGNKREYDVPHIPVIDTLEALGGTGTKQILDTEGPDGVVRWIKSQKKLLLTDTTMRDAQQSLMATRVRTQDMKNIAKATSAYGNDLFSLEMWGGATFDTAYRFLKESPWRRLESLRKRIPNVMFQMLIRGANGVGYKNYPDNVIRELIKESAASGIDIFRIFDSLNWLKGIEISLDEVLKCGKVAEVALCYTGDILDESRDKYSLKYYVDKAKEIEKMGAHILAIKDMSALLKPYAAKKLITALKDEISIPIHLHTHDTTGNGVATVLMAADAGVDIIDTTFNSMSGLTSQPALNSIVAALENTNRDTGIDLTGIQKLSDYWDAVRPVYSQFESDLKSGSAEIYKFEIPGGQYSNLKPQVESFGLGHRFNDVKHMYKKVNDMLGDIIKVTPSSKMVGDMAIFMVQNDLTPENINEKAKNMAFPDSTVAYFKGMMGQPEGGFPKELQKIVLKGEEPITVRPGQLLPPEDFDKIEAYLKEEYKYTPSKKDLISYALYPDVFEAFIKSVLEYGDVSRMGSDVFFHGLSEGETSEIEVAEGKTMIVQLIQIGKLDADGNRALEFEINGNRREIKIKDKTERILGNSNEGTATKIANPENKLEIGASIPGTIIKVLVKEGDEVKEGQSLLVIEAMKMETNIVASSAGIIESILKEEGQQVKTGELLIKIK, encoded by the coding sequence TTGGGGAAAAAATTTAAAAGAGTGCTAGTTGCCAATAGAGGCGAAATAGCAATAAGAATCTTTAGGGCTTGTCATGAACTAGGAATAAGAACAGTGGCTATATATACAGAGGAAGATAAATTATCTCTTTTTAGAACTAAGGCAAATGAATCATATTTAATTGGAAAAAATAAAGGACCAGTTGAAGCTTATTTAAACATTGATGAAATAATAAGTCTTGCATTAAAAAAGCATGTAGATGCTATACATCCAGGCTATGGATTCTTATCTGAGAATTCTGAATTTGCTAGAAGATGTGAAGAAGCTGGAATAGAATTTATAGGGCCAAAAGCAGAAATGATGGAACAATTAGGAGATAAGATTCAATCAAAAATAGTTGCTCAAAATGTTGGGGTTCCAGTAATCCCAGGTGTAGAAAGGGCAATATCTTCAGAAGAAGAAGCTGCTGAAATTGCTAAAATGTGTGGATATCCTGTAATGATAAAAGCTGCTGCTGGTGGTGGCGGTAGAGGAATGAGAATAGTAAGACGTGAAGAAGAACTTATTGAATCTTTCAGAAGTGCTAAAAATGAATCGAAAAAAGCTTTTGGCATAGATGACATGTTCATTGAAAAATATATAGAAGGACCAAAACATATTGAAATTCAAGTATTGGGAGATAAATATGGTAATATAGTACATCTTTATGAGAGGGATTGCTCTATTCAAAGAAGGCATCAAAAAGTTATTGAAATTGCACCAGCATTATCTTTAACAGAAGAGAAAAGAAAAGAAATATGCGTAGATGCATTAAAAATAGCTAATTCTGTAGGTTATAGAAGTGCAGGAACTTTAGAATTTTTAGTTGATCTTCAAGGTAATCATTACTTCATAGAAATGAATCCAAGAGTTCAAGTTGAACATACTGTTACTGAAATGATTACAGGAATAGACATAGTTCAAAGCCAAATATTAATAGCAGAAGGATTTAAATTAGGTTCTAATGAAGTGGGTATATATTCTCAAGATGATATAAAACCAAGAGGATATGCAATCCAATGCAGAGTAACTACAGAAGATCCTTCAAATAATTTCTCTCCAGATACAGGGAAAATTGATGTTTATAGAAGTGGATCAGGTTTTGGTATAAGACTTGATGGAGGAAATGGATATAGTGGTGCAATAATTAGTCCTTATTACGATAGCTTACTTGTAAAGAGTACTGCATTTTCAAGAACTTTTGAAGACACAGTTAGAAAATCTATACGTGCAATTAAAGAATTAACTATTACAGGTGTTAAAACCAATGTAGATTTCTTGATAAATGTATTAAATAATGAACAATTTAAAAAAGGTGAATGTGATACTAACTTTATATCAGATAATCCGCAATTATTTGATATAAAACCAAGAGCAGATCATGAATATAAAATTCTAAGTTTCATTGGTAACAAAATAGTAAATGAAACTAAAGGAAATAAAAGAGAATATGATGTACCTCATATTCCTGTTATAGATACGTTAGAAGCATTAGGAGGTACTGGAACTAAACAAATATTAGATACAGAAGGCCCAGATGGAGTCGTTAGATGGATAAAAAGTCAAAAGAAACTGCTTCTTACAGATACGACTATGAGAGATGCACAACAATCATTAATGGCTACTCGTGTTAGAACTCAAGATATGAAAAACATTGCCAAAGCAACATCTGCTTATGGAAATGACTTATTCTCTCTTGAAATGTGGGGTGGAGCTACCTTTGATACTGCTTATAGATTTTTAAAGGAATCTCCATGGAGAAGACTTGAATCTTTAAGAAAAAGAATTCCAAATGTTATGTTTCAAATGCTTATTAGAGGAGCAAATGGTGTAGGATATAAAAATTATCCAGATAATGTTATAAGAGAACTTATAAAAGAGTCTGCAGCAAGTGGAATAGATATATTTAGGATTTTTGATTCACTTAATTGGTTAAAGGGTATAGAAATATCTTTAGATGAAGTTTTAAAGTGCGGAAAAGTTGCAGAAGTTGCATTGTGTTATACTGGCGATATTTTAGATGAGAGCAGAGATAAATATAGTCTTAAATATTATGTAGATAAGGCTAAGGAAATCGAAAAGATGGGTGCACATATACTTGCTATAAAGGATATGTCAGCATTACTTAAACCTTATGCAGCTAAAAAGCTTATAACTGCATTAAAGGATGAAATTTCAATTCCTATTCATTTACATACACATGATACTACTGGTAATGGTGTTGCTACAGTATTGATGGCAGCAGATGCAGGGGTTGATATTATTGATACAACTTTTAATAGTATGTCAGGTCTTACAAGTCAACCAGCATTGAATTCAATTGTAGCAGCTCTTGAAAATACAAATAGAGATACAGGTATTGATTTAACAGGAATTCAAAAATTATCTGATTACTGGGATGCTGTAAGACCTGTTTACAGTCAATTTGAATCAGACTTAAAATCAGGAAGTGCTGAAATTTATAAATTTGAGATACCAGGTGGTCAATATTCAAACTTAAAACCACAAGTTGAAAGCTTTGGGCTTGGACATAGATTTAATGACGTAAAACATATGTACAAAAAAGTAAATGATATGCTTGGCGATATAATAAAAGTTACGCCTTCATCAAAAATGGTTGGAGATATGGCTATCTTTATGGTTCAAAATGATTTAACTCCTGAAAATATAAATGAAAAAGCAAAGAATATGGCGTTCCCAGATTCTACAGTTGCATATTTTAAAGGAATGATGGGTCAACCAGAAGGTGGATTCCCTAAGGAATTGCAAAAAATTGTTTTAAAAGGTGAGGAACCTATAACTGTTAGACCAGGACAATTATTGCCACCAGAAGATTTTGATAAGATTGAAGCGTACTTAAAAGAAGAATATAAATACACTCCATCAAAGAAAGATTTAATAAGTTATGCATTATATCCAGATGTATTTGAAGCATTTATAAAATCTGTTTTAGAATATGGTGATGTAAGTCGTATGGGTAGTGATGTGTTTTTCCATGGATTATCAGAAGGAGAAACTAGTGAAATTGAAGTTGCAGAAGGCAAGACAATGATTGTACAATTAATTCAAATTGGTAAATTAGATGCAGATGGAAATAGAGCTTTAGAATTTGAGATTAATGGAAATAGAAGAGAAATAAAGATAAAAGATAAAACAGAAAGAATTCTAGGTAATTCAAACGAAGGTACTGCTACTAAAATAGCTAATCCTGAAAATAAATTAGAAATCGGAGCAAGTATTCCGGGAACAATAATTAAAGTACTTGTAAAAGAAGGCGATGAAGTTAAAGAAGGTCAAAGCTTACTTGTAATAGAAGCAATGAAGATGGAAACAAATATAGTAGCTTCTAGTGCAGGAATTATTGAATCTATCCTTAAAGAAGAAGGTCAACAAGTTAAAACAGGTGAATTATTAATTAAAATAAAGTAA
- a CDS encoding FadR/GntR family transcriptional regulator → MLSPVKSTKIYEMVMEQIKDIVKKGELKSGDKLPSERDLCEKLEVSRASIREALRALQMLGLIESRHGEGNFINENIQNSLLEPLSIVFLLLGSKSEDILELRKVIEPETAALAAKNITNEQLIELKELMDELNNNSDAEICASIDKKFHYKIAQASGNHLISNIMFSISSLIEKYIENSKIHALNKTLVRDQHEEIWRALETHNGSVAAAAVKKHLELSYVL, encoded by the coding sequence ATGCTGAGTCCTGTAAAAAGCACAAAAATATATGAAATGGTAATGGAACAAATAAAAGATATTGTTAAAAAGGGTGAGTTAAAGAGCGGAGATAAATTACCTTCAGAAAGAGATTTATGTGAGAAACTTGAGGTTAGCAGAGCATCTATTAGAGAAGCTCTAAGAGCCTTACAAATGCTTGGCCTTATTGAATCTAGGCATGGTGAAGGGAATTTTATTAATGAGAATATTCAAAATAGTTTACTTGAACCGTTGTCTATTGTTTTTTTACTCCTTGGAAGCAAAAGCGAAGATATTCTTGAACTTAGAAAAGTAATTGAACCTGAAACGGCAGCCCTTGCTGCAAAGAATATAACCAATGAGCAGCTTATAGAATTAAAGGAACTAATGGATGAATTAAATAATAATTCAGATGCTGAAATTTGTGCTTCAATAGATAAAAAATTTCATTATAAAATAGCACAAGCATCAGGTAATCATCTGATTTCAAACATAATGTTTTCAATATCTTCTTTAATCGAAAAGTATATTGAAAATTCAAAAATTCATGCTCTTAATAAAACATTGGTTAGAGATCAACATGAAGAAATATGGAGAGCTTTAGAAACTCATAATGGTTCTGTAGCTGCGGCTGCTGTAAAGAAACATTTAGAACTAAGCTATGTTCTTTAA